From the genome of Mustela erminea isolate mMusErm1 chromosome 3, mMusErm1.Pri, whole genome shotgun sequence:
GGGAAGGGTTGGGGGTCCAGTCTGCCTGTCAGCCTTCCcaccctttcttttattctccacCCAGGCTCTCCAGTGTCAAGAGCAGAGCCCTGCAGGAATCCAGCAAGAAGGACCAGCTCATCACCAAGTGCAATGGTAGGCGGGAGGCCCGTGCCCCCCCCCATGCTTACATGCATGGGTTCTTCCCTAACAGCCCAGTGCCCATGTCCAGGGCAGGGTTTCACCCCAACTTCTGCCCCCGGCTGAGGATACAGGCAGGCCCAGGCGGGCCACACCTTCGCAAAGGCCTACAGGGACCAGGCAGGCCACGGAAATGAGGGAAGCAGTTGGTGTACAATATTCTTCATGGCCATAAAAGAACGGGCTCGCTCCCATTTTTCTTGAAACATACGACCTTCTTAGTCCACCTTTTGTTTTCCCACTTTTGATGGGTATTAGAAATAGCGTAATTTACTCATAACTATTACAAGAGGGACAACAGGGCAAGCTCAGTCCCATTTGGGAGCTGATCCCTAGTGTCAGGGTTGGGGACCcagcagggaggagtggggacCATGGTGATGGGAAGAGCCATGCCACTTCTCAAGGGCTTAATGTCTCTGCCATGGGAATGGGGACCCAGTGTtgtcagatctttaaaaaagaaactggaagccAGGTTTTAACGGAAACCTTTCTGACTTTTTAGTGTTGGCaactgatttcaaaattttaaaactattgtaTGGGCCAAGTAAAATATGTCTGTAGGCCGTTAATTTTCATCTCTGCTCTGTGCCAGATGGCTGTGATCACTTCTTGGCTCAGCTGGTGCTAAGTTTGGGGGCACTTTTTGTTAGCCATCCAGTGTCCCTAGATCTCAGGAACCCCTTTTTGGTTTCCCAGAACACTAAATTCCCTTTACCTAGTCATTTCTATTAAGAAATAGATATGGATTCCATATGCAGTTTTGAGTAGGCCAGAGACTAGAGCCCAAGTCCAAAAGATATTCAGGGTCCCTCCTGATGGGCTGTCACCTGGAGTCTTGGGCACCCCATACCCACCAATCCAGCCCTCACTCCCCCTTGGTGAGTACTCTCACTGGTAAGATGCCAGCAGGCTGATGTCTCAGTCTCGCTAGGTGGGCTGATAGGCCTCATGGCTGTTTGATCAAGGCCTCCCACTGGGGCCCCCTGGGGCCCAACAGGCAGTCACTGCCTCCATACCCAAGGCCACTGGACCGTagttcttcctccctctctacctATCCCCCCACCTCCCGAAAAGGAACCTAGAGGTCTTTCCTGGTGGTGCCAAGGCATTTCCTAGAGATCAGTCTAGGCCACAGTGCTCCCGACTGCTTATGcaaggtgtgtgtgtatatgtgatgGGGATGGAACCTGGCTGCCTCTCCCCAGAATGTCCCAAACCCCTTTAGTGGGACACAAACCCTCAAGTGAGCAAATCTCATGACCTAAGCCTTCCCCTGGCCTGTGCCCTCCCTACCCTCTAACCTCCCTTTATGTGGGTTTAGTTTGATTTTTACACTTAcatagtttcttatttttctcaaaggGATTTTCTAACCATTTTCTCATTAGGTGCTATTTATCTTAAATTcatctctcatttattttaaaagattcacaTAAATTTCTGATGCCTTTTTCCAAAATATCTTCACAATCAATCAgtctgggtgaccttgggaagAAGGGTCAACAGTCCTGGTTCTGTGACCCACAGagctcattttcattctcttccttcccctgtgtcTTTGTCTGTGTCCTCTTTTCTATGCTGTGCCTTAACTTTTTACCAAATCTTTTCTTTGAAACCTTAAATGCTTTAGCATTTCTGCATTTTTAGAGTTTGTGTTCTAGTTAATGTTGATCCAGTCTTTAAAGGCAATGGGATTTTCTTCCTATGAGGATCAGAATTTTCCAAGGCTGCCCAAGGGACAGTTCATATAAAAGAAGCGCCCTCCAGATCCCTACAGCCTCTTTCAATTTTGATGCAAGACACAAAAATCATCTTTGCATCTAATGAGCACTTAATGTGGGGGTAAGCTTTGCCACCACTCTCTCCCTGGGTGCTCCCCATGCCCTTGTGGAACAGGAGCTGTCCCTGTCcccattacagatgaggaaacggctCTAGAAAAGGAGGCAACTTGCCCAAAGTGGTAATGCTGTCTCATCAATATTAACACTGTTGAAACATTGCCTTGTTCTGTTCTCTCATCAGTTCCTGAGTCTTAACTCTCAGGAGCTGCTCCTTGAGAGTGGGGACCCTATCTTCTCCTCTGGAGCCCTAGCACAGGGCTAGGCATCCAGCTGGCCCTCAGCAGGTCTGCTGGGATTGAGATGACTGAACTAAGTAATATTTCTAAGTCCTAAACCCCCAGAGGATATcctgttcattcattccacaaataaatTTATTGTGCACCTTCTTTGTGCCAGGTACTCTTTCAGACCTTAGggttaaaacagtaaatttaaaaaatatttatccttGTGGATTTTGTGCATAGAAATCCCAGTTGGGAAGACAACATGTGAGTAAAATATATGGTATGTTAGCTATGGGggctaagaagaaaaagaaagcaggcaaAAGGGATAGGAACTATTGAGAGGGGTTGTACTTTTAGACTGGGAAGGATTTTGCCAAGGAAGTCCTATCTGTAAAGATTGGCAGGAGTTAAGGAAAGGAACCATTCATCCTCAAGCCTATGGGCAGCGCTGTCCACCTCTCTGCAAGGGCCTCCACCTGCCCTCATGTGGCTCACCTGGTCCAGAAATAGAGTTGTGAAGTCACTGACACGTTCATCAGACATTGTGCCCCTCAGCCACCATCCTGTCAAAACTCCCTAATAAACTCATTCTTACTAAGGTGTTAGCAGCTACTTGTGGAGAACCCCTGGGTGGGGGGATTCAAGTTCTTAAAAAACCTGTAAGGGAATGAATGCCTATCTCAGGAAGGAGCCCGTGGGATGGGAaccacccctcctccctgcctctctcccccacagAGATTGAGTCTCACATTATAAAGCAAGAAGATATACTTAATGGCAAAGAGAATGAGATTAAGGAGTTGCAGCAAGTTATCAGCCAGCAGAAACAGATCTTCAGGTGAGGGgtctgggccaggctgggggttGTTGATGAAGTGGGGAACCAGGTCTCTGGCCTCTACCGTAGACTGCCCCCAGCCCATGCCCAGCCGGCTCCGTTGCAGGAATCACATGTCTGACTACCGGATCCAGAAGCAGCAGGAGAACTACATGGCCCAAGTACTGGACCAGAAGCATAAGAAAGCCTCAGGGACGCTTCAGGCCCGGAGCCACCAGCGCcccagggaaaaataaaatggtcgTCGCCTTCCTGTTCTTTGGCTGTAATGCCCgacctctgccttctctgctgtGGGGGTCCCCATCCCTATCCTTCCTATCCCCGTGGGTCCTGGCCCTTGCCACCACCGGCCTCACCAGGGGCCTGATTCCCAGGGAAGAAACGGGAAGAAGCGGAaggtgcttttttttcccttcctgcttgCCTTCTGGAGGACCTTTGTGACAAAGGGAAAATCAAGTTACCAGGGACTTAGAGGGGGACAGGGCTTGGACCACCGCCTTGTAGGCCACTCCTGAGTTTAGAAAAGGATGCTGCCCAGGTCTCCAGCCCCTgccacttccctccctctcttaggTAGTAGGGAGAGGGGAAATTGGGGGGTTGTAGTCTAGGGGAGGACTACTTTGTTGTCTAATAGGCACTGTCCTTCCTACTCTTGGTACTTAATCCCTCCCTATGTAAACAGCTCTGGTTACCCCTGGTTACCTGTaaacaccccaccccactcccagcgCCCTGGTATATTTAACTCTCCCAACTTGGCTATAGAGCAggaagggctgtgtgtgtgtctgtgtgtgtgtgtatgacagagacagagagaaagagagaagccctGACCAGAGTCATCTAAGACAGTGGGTTCCAGGACCACAATGAATTTGGGAAATCCATTTCCATCATATAACAAGACTGTTACACCTGTGAATCATACTTGTACCCTCTTACACTTCCCCCAAACTGAGGCTCAACTCTAaacaaggggaaggaagggaaaaggacaATGCTATGTCTATTTTTAAGATGTGGAAACAGTCTTTGAAGGGGCTATGACTTGCTAAAGTTGCATATGCAGGCTAGAAGAGGGGCAGCATTGATCCTGTCAAAAGGCATCATTGATGGCTAGGTGAGCAGGGTGACATCCAGGCCGGGGACCCACTGGGTTGCTGGGTCAGATTTATCAAGTCTAGCCGAACCTGGGTCAGTGTGAGGGTGAGTGCATAGGAGAGGGGGAGGTGCTGGTGCTTTTGCTCTGAGGCCAGCTAGGGCCTGAATCATAGCACCACTGAAGCCAGAAGTTTCAAGGCAAATGATGCCCATTGTCATTATCACAGGACAGTGACAGGTGGTAGCTGCTTCCCCACCAGTTCCTGTCCCCAGGGTGGGTCCTTAGGTGGTGGGGGCTGGAGTGAGGGCCTTGCAAGTGCCTAGGGGACCATAGAGCTCTTTCTGCCTCAGAGGGGCTTTACATAGGGGCCCACAGCTACCCCCAAAGATTCCTAAGAGACTCCACATCAGCATCTAGCCCTTGTTCTTGGTGCCACGGCCATCTGTGAAAGCTAGAGCTATCCACTCTAGCCCCTTCAGTATGTTCCCACTAAAGGCAATGGGTCCAGTCAGGGACTACACCATCCAGAGGCAATAGCACAACTTTTGGATTTAGGGGAGCCCTCCAAGCATTGCTCCTCCATCAAAGATTGTGGGGTGATGGGTCAAGGAAAGTGGTGAGTGCACCCTATGAACTCTAACTGGGACAACTGATGAGAGGGCCAAGGAGAAGAGGAGCACGGGAGTGATAGGAAACCTGGGGCTAAGAGGAAGATGAAATTGCTCAGAAGACCTGAGTCGCCTGACAAAAAAGTCTGGTCCCAGTCCCCTGGCTCACATTCTGATCCACAGCCCTGGTCCACGCGCTTGACCTCAGGCAGGTCCCCGCTCAGCCTCTCTCTGAGCCGGTGAGGAGCAGTCAGGCCTAGCTCCTGGCTTCCAACCGGGCACCCACTGGTCCCTCACCGTCCTGTCAGCCCGAGGCTGGATAGGCATCGTAGGCCTCTGGCCCGCACCAGAGGAGAATGTTAGAAAAGTGAAGCCCAGGGGCCAAGGCTGTTCCGTTGGCGACGCCACTGATTCGAGAGGGGACGCGGCCGCTTTAAGGCGCGGTGACCCCACGACATCTGCGGGCGGGGCGGGGACAGTGCGGGCGTCCGTGGCACCAGCGGAGGAGAACGTGAGGGAGGTAGTGCGCGGCGTCCAGCCCCACCATGCTGACCGCGCTCAACCGGccagccctgcctgggctcccagggCAGATGCCCGCGGCCCCCGCGCGGCGTCAGGATTCCTCCGGCTCGTCAGGCTCCTACCACACGGCTCCGGGTTCTCCAGAGCCCCCGGACGCTGGGCCGGACGCAGGGTGCCGGGCGAAGTGGCCCGGGGGGGCCCCTGCGCTGGGGGCGGGCGCACAGCCTCGCCTGTCCGTCAGCGCCCAGAATAGCCGCCAGCAGCTCGGGCCCGGCTCGGGTTTCCCGCGAGGTCCGGGCTCCGGCCCGCcgccaccccagccccagctgcgCATGCTGCCGTCGGGGGAGATGGAAGTCATCTTCGGCGCCGGGGCATTGTTCGGCCGCTCTGACGCGGCGGATAGCGAGGTGCAAGAACTCACCGCGCGGGCTTTCCGCAGCCTCTCTCCGCCCGGGCCTGCGACTCCGGCTCCCGCCGCACCGACGCCTCAGGCCCCCGACGGCGGCTCCCGCTGGGCCACTTACCTGGAGCTGAGGCCCCGCGGGCCGAGTCCCGGGACCCCAGCGCAGTTCGAGTGTGTGGAGGTGGCGCTGGAGGAGCGCGACGCGCCCGCCAGGACCCGGACAGTGCCCAAGCGTCAGATCGAGCTGCGCCCCCGGCCCCGGAGTCCCCCGCGGGAGGCGGGAGCGCCGCGCCCCCGACTGCTTCTGCGCACTGGCTCGCTAGACGAGTCGCTGGGTCGCCTGCAGGCAGCCGCCGGCCTAGTGCAGACAGCACTGGCCAGAAAACTGAGCCCTGCGGCCCCTGTCCCGAGCAGCGCCACCTTCGGGCCCACGGGGCGGCCAGAGTGTGCGACCCGGGAAACGGACCGCATTGCCCGAAGAGTCCTGGAGGAGGCCAGGTCTCGGCCACCCCGCGTGCACTATAGTTCAGCCCCCACTAGGGCACCACGGCCGTGGCCCAGCCTCCGAGAGCGCGCGATTCGGCGCGACAAACCCGCGCCGGGGACCGAGCCGCTGGGTCCGGTTAGTTCCAGCATCTTCCTGCAGTCAGGGGAGAAGACTGAAGAGGCGCACAGTCAGGAACTCAAGACTCGGTTGCCTCGAGAGTCTCCGGATCGAACCGTCCTGAGAGCACAGAGTCCACCTTTCGAGTCTACAGCCCCCCAGGAAGTTCCCAGTAAGGCTGGCAGGCCAAGGAGCTCGTCCCCGCTGTGGCAGGCTCCAAATGGAACCTTACGGGGCCCACTCTGCCCGTCTCCCCAGAATCTGCTCCCATGGAATCGGGCTCTTTGGAGGGTAAGTAGCCCGTCGTTCCCTGAGGCATCCTCTGCATGGGGAAATCAGGATCCCGCTGTCGAGGAAACGGTCAGCAGAAGCCCTTCCCCACCTACCCTTTCCCAGTGGAATCACGGTGTTGCCAGGACAAGAAGCCCATCCCCCAAAGCTTCCCTATCGGAGGTTCCGGAACCGACAATTAGTTATACGGCAGAGGGCTGTAGAAACCCGTCCCCGCCGGCCTTGTCCTCATGGAAGGCTCCAGATCGTATTAATGGAACGTGGAATCCAGCTCCCCAAGAGACGTGGGATCGCACACTGCAGGGCTCATCGATGGTATCTACGTCGGAAGCTCTGAACGGAGTAGGACAGGAGGAGCTGGAGCTGCCTAGGCCATCCGCACCCGGGACTCCCGAGCTCACGAAGGCGCTAAGTCCTTCCACGCGGGAGATGCGGGATCCTGCCTTCCAAGGCAGTCAGCAGTCGCCAGAAGCGGCTGCACCTGAGCTGCCCCTCAGTCGCCCGGTGGGCACCCTGGAGGCCGATGTGCGCCAGGAAGCCGTGGGCCCTGGAGAAGCCGCCTCGGGTCGGCCGCGCGTGGCCATCCCACGGCCCCGAGACGTGCGCAAGATGGTGAAGACCACGTACGCACCCAGCTTCCCCGCCGGAACCCCGGCTTTGGGGCTGCCTGCGCCTCCTACGGAACCCCGCGGGGAGGAGGGCGGCGCATCCAAGACACAGGAGTTCCAGGCGCTGGGGTCCCCAGGCCCAGCTCACTACACTTCTGTGTATCTCAAGGACTTTCTTCCGGTCGTGACGCACCCCTACGAGCCCCCAGAGCCGCCTACT
Proteins encoded in this window:
- the PROB1 gene encoding proline-rich basic protein 1; protein product: MLTALNRPALPGLPGQMPAAPARRQDSSGSSGSYHTAPGSPEPPDAGPDAGCRAKWPGGAPALGAGAQPRLSVSAQNSRQQLGPGSGFPRGPGSGPPPPQPQLRMLPSGEMEVIFGAGALFGRSDAADSEVQELTARAFRSLSPPGPATPAPAAPTPQAPDGGSRWATYLELRPRGPSPGTPAQFECVEVALEERDAPARTRTVPKRQIELRPRPRSPPREAGAPRPRLLLRTGSLDESLGRLQAAAGLVQTALARKLSPAAPVPSSATFGPTGRPECATRETDRIARRVLEEARSRPPRVHYSSAPTRAPRPWPSLRERAIRRDKPAPGTEPLGPVSSSIFLQSGEKTEEAHSQELKTRLPRESPDRTVLRAQSPPFESTAPQEVPSKAGRPRSSSPLWQAPNGTLRGPLCPSPQNLLPWNRALWRVSSPSFPEASSAWGNQDPAVEETVSRSPSPPTLSQWNHGVARTRSPSPKASLSEVPEPTISYTAEGCRNPSPPALSSWKAPDRINGTWNPAPQETWDRTLQGSSMVSTSEALNGVGQEELELPRPSAPGTPELTKALSPSTREMRDPAFQGSQQSPEAAAPELPLSRPVGTLEADVRQEAVGPGEAASGRPRVAIPRPRDVRKMVKTTYAPSFPAGTPALGLPAPPTEPRGEEGGASKTQEFQALGSPGPAHYTSVYLKDFLPVVTHPYEPPEPPTDTVPRDASQPNGVLRRRAENSTAKPFARTEIRLPGALVLGLRPEGTGGVLVRGAGKENRDAEAQRLVPDGEGRTSPLGGARASPQQSPLGAAGPQPPRPPCPDSPQAHPSSSPGIAPKLEVRPGAPEPATAVQSALPREPQVSAGRTAPPQPRAASAPPMDRSPEGPLQGARRPPGTAYAGKVLVDPESGRYYFLEAPRQPRLRLLFDPESGQYVEVLVPPSPPGPPRRVYTPLALGSGLYPPAYGPLSGLSVPPSPGPPAFSGPQVPWISEAGPLDGMYYLPVSGTPSPAPPLLLCAPPNSSGSAEPGKGSLFPV